In Tetrapisispora phaffii CBS 4417 chromosome 6, complete genome, a single genomic region encodes these proteins:
- the MMS22 gene encoding Mms22p (similar to Saccharomyces cerevisiae MMS22 (YLR320W); ancestral locus Anc_4.136) produces the protein MNSDDDTFPVVIPDSDTDYNECARYIIYKPVLESSSSESADSEKSDSDSDIGFDTFYINDSIHNPRNEIFQDSQNFCSEEINKQSSIANSNPIVTPTGNILQLSTPLSDQKVDEQHSSNTSNISDIYNSFGLRRRLRTRKAIQKMPYSLDRLKHRQLLQGYDVSNFDFISDKVKLPSHPVDANSQEKFMENINPNSDIDTDDAMFTENIYNLDSDPGSNSDSSESTDVNEKNIIKANDNEQIETQEDIPNKYLNKSNDLMRVHEEVIEIEAEEENEESEADKEEQEEEHIIFRGRNIDIRKGFRGILPKIAWDKSLKEKRSAVKRKKTVLNGTYKGLAKKKKIKQGNTNDDIGLLNELIAPDNDTHHNSNGILEDLIGLRNENIAEETEQFHFKETIGNISQFERYMDDKYADLYLSDEEDSNNDVHIVTYEVNKNKDIKNIKFETATSQKTHSFINKENSIDTGNNFLPNATSFNGLAEETNKGTLDFMLSKQSKQLKNNTKQSEKKGSIRSLKSYLHRHQNSRTKSFRKGVNKSSIKYLKLNTRDIKTNSFHKMQNATSTEDIGKTKLETYRSSNKSTIETEKSGFEERKASENVSETLSKKLKNQTKNNYFGLNAGNNDVNFRKGNTFSTVLETLGNKYAIRKRNKIGTHITELADLSANSESHLKQKKLKVVDALFYRKQININEVEKIMISNKTFILSKLDLSKLPSVLTNIFLEITEHGVVDTELITICHQLTEFLYFLNQPSLYHIIEDFHKRFRDKVATMGIRTKPIHFYQIMICQLMFFEISKYADISSTFISEIYSKILDHISSFFSLLSKCYIPEFDKNSVYLLESYNILVLIVTQLGKEKELWNRFVAHHFKPDICFLILNLFPTETAYWPIMQIENSYLSLSEAFKFTKFSIQHSNWKLSSSLILFFNGIYKKRRFQDFEKESALSFKSQVISNFENVPSNSSLFNTYLYLLYQSELSDSDIEKIMPLGEVSCTDPYSILVNRINLLLVLSKKSTWNLEKRFDVILKSIIFDPKIGTLETRDLQRITTLVLNAQVNMFENNRNKNMSYKSKVIADIYDTLIHDNKALWSIWYHYLKEVTEIMKQCSTTDLNMLKNLYRYLAKSITIFDMFPQSVIVVNLLISNLSQLGAKWTKNRLLPTIKDVLKDNRYWIDAFCKIGSYLIKSGDISWWSLLVYTDMDHSLDDKIYFFNKVLLMCDNRSFGMIKQYMYGIIIELIFTKSDELFENFINNLLKRENAVEYLYIDSSPENQKLQACKRLFAVLAECPDNTLLDRLIRTIQDRHLDNSLPHESVFSLISFLNSKYIDSIKHNNIFIILKRELGISDVEFEKSSFRDTIKNFTNINDRAEFIENCLVESLSVQGEAIMLSEKLISLFNSNMHMNTIGMFSDLVKCHILSNSIKQNTFMLAITGFLLQILNSHIENIFGQLSSEEFTNIHGMLLSLCKSFSFTDSNVDDYLNVIIEETSRLFISSLQISEGFKEYNLICKLGRGFLYNETLSREILDDKSSEIFDVIPIEMQQKIQQVIQRNKNNYNNDSFYKPTVEIAYSSHLRELLPQSHNT, from the coding sequence ATGAATTCAGATGATGATACATTTCCAGTGGTGATTCCTGACTCAGATACTGATTACAATGAGTGCGCTCGATACATAATTTATAAACCGGTGCTCGAGTCTTCATCTTCAGAGAGTGCTGATTCTGAAAAAAGTGATTCAGACAGTGATATTGGATTTGATACATTTTATATCAACGATTCTATACATAATCCTAGgaatgaaatatttcaagattCACAAAACTTTTGTTCTGAAGAGATTAATAAACAAAGTTCTATAGCAAATTCCAATCCAATAGTCACTCCGACAGGAAACATTCTTCAATTATCTACACCACTATCAGATCAAAAAGTCGATGAGCAACATTCAAGTAACACATCTAATATTAGCGACATCTATAATTCTTTTGGATTGAGAAGAAGATTAAGGACTAGAAAAGCAATCCAAAAGATGCCATATAGTTTAGATCGGTTAAAACATAGACAACTTTTACAAGGCTATGATGTGtcaaattttgattttatttcagataaagttaaattaCCTTCTCATCCGGTAGATGCAAACTCACAAGAAAAGTTTATGGAAAACATTAATCCTAATAGTGATATTGATACCGACGATGCAATGTTTACAGAAAACATATATAACTTAGACTCCGATCCAGGCTCTAACTCCGATTCTAGTGAATCAACCGatgttaatgaaaaaaacaTCATAAAAGCAAACGATAATGAACAGATTGAAACTCAAGAGGATATACCCAACAAATATCtgaataaatcaaatgatCTCATGAGAGTGCATGAGGAAGTAATAGAGATAGAAGCAGAAGAAGAGAATGAAGAAAGTGAAGCAGATAAAGAAGAGCAGGAAGAAGAACATATCATATTCAGAGGAAGAAACATCGACATAAGAAAAGGATTTAGAGGAATTTTACCTAAAATTGCATGGGACAAGTCGCTTAAAGAAAAGAGAAGTGCTgtcaaaagaaaaaaaacagTATTAAATGGAACTTATAAAGGTCTTGcgaagaaaaaaaaaatcaagcAAGGAAATacaaatgatgatattggATTGTTGAATGAGTTAATAGCCCCCGATAATGATACTCATCATAACAGTAATGGCATATTAGAAGATTTAATTGGATTACGAAATGAGAATATTGCCGAGGAAACTGAACAATTCCATTTCAAAGAAACTATTGGCAACATTTCACAATTTGAAAGATATATGGATGACAAGTATGCTGATCTTTATTTGTCTGATGAGGAAGACTCCAACAATGATGTCCATATAGTCACATATGAGgttaataaaaacaaagatattaaaaatataaaatttgaaacagCAACAAGCCAGAAAACACATTCGTTTATAAATAAGGAAAATTCTATAGATACAGGAAACAATTTTTTACCAAATGCCACATCTTTTAATGGGCTTGCTGAAGAAACAAACAAGGGGACTCTAGATTTCATGCTATCAAAGCAGTCAAAACAGttaaaaaacaatacaaAACAATCTGAAAAGAAAGGCAGTATTAGAAGTTTGAAATCTTATTTGCATAGACATCAAAATTCTAGGACGAAATCATTTCGCAAGGGtgttaataaatcatctattaaatatttaaaattaaacacAAGAGATATTAAGACAAATAGTTTCCATAAAATGCAAAATGCAACGTCAACAGAAGACATCGGAAAAACCAAACTCGAAACATATAGAAgttcaaataaatcaacaatagaaactgaaaaatcAGGTTTTGAGGAAAGAAAAGCAAGTGAAAATGTATCTGAAACTTTAtccaaaaaattgaagaaccagactaaaaataattattttggTTTGAATGCTGGAAATAATGATGTCAATTTCAGAAAAGGAAACACATTTTCAACTGTATTAGAGACATTAGGTAATAAGTATGCTATTAGGAAGCGTAATAAAATAGGAACTCATATAACCGAATTGGCTGATTTAAGTGCGAATTCTGAAAGTCACTTAAAACAGAAAAAGCTTAAAGTAGTCGACGCTTTATTTTATAGGAAACAAATTAACATAAATGAAGTTgagaaaataatgatatcgAATAAAACgtttatattatctaaaCTGGATTTAAGCAAACTTCCTTCAGTTTTGACGAACATATTTTTAGAAATTACTGAACATGGCGTTGTTGATACGGAGTTAATTACGATATGCCACCAGCTAACTGAGTTTTTGTATTTTCTAAACCAGCCAAGTTTATACCatattattgaagattTCCACAAAAGGTTCAGGGATAAAGTGGCTACTATGGGAATTCGAACAAAACctattcatttttatcaaattatGATCTGTCAACTTatgttttttgaaatatctaAATATGCCGATATCTCATCCACATTCATAAGTGagatatattcaaaaattttagatCATATTTCATCATTCTTCTCATTACTGTCTAAATGTTATATACCAGagtttgataaaaattctGTATACCTGCTTGAATCATACAATATTTTGGTTTTAATTGTTACTCAATTGGGAAAAGAGAAGGAATTATGGAATAGATTTGTCGCACATCATTTTAAACCCGATATCTGttttctaatattaaatCTCTTCCCAACAGAAACAGCTTACTGGCCCATAATGCAAATAGAAAATTCCTATTTATCTTTGTCAGAAGCCTTCAAGTTTACTAAGTTTTCTATTCAGCATTCAAATTGGAAGCTCTCATCGAGTTTAATTCTATTTTTCAACGGTATTTACAAGAAAAGAAGATTCCAAGACTTTGAAAAAGAGTCTGCATTGTCCTTCAAAAGTCAAGTTATCTCAAATTTCGAGAATGTGCCAAGCAATTCATCACTTTTTAATAcctatttatatttgttatatCAATCTGAGCTATCAGATTCAGACATCGAAAAAATCATGCCATTAGGTGAAGTGTCATGTACGGATCCCTATTCTATTCTCGTTAATAGAATCAATTTATTACTGGTGTTATCTAAAAAGTCAACTTGGAATCTTGAAAAGAGATTTGATGTTATTTTGAAgtcaattatttttgatcCCAAAATTGGAACATTAGAGACACGAGACTTACAGAGAATAACGACTTTGGTTTTAAATGCACAGGTGAATATGTTTGAGAACAATCGGAATAAGAATATGTCTTATAAATCCAAAGTCATTGCAGACATTTACGATACTTTAATTCATGATAATAAAGCTTTATGGAGTATTTGGTACCATTATCTAAAAGAAGTAACTgaaataatgaaacaatGTTCAACCACTGACCTCAACATGCTAAAAAATTTGTACCGATATTTGGCTAAATCAATCACAATTTTCGACATGTTTCCTCAATCAGTGATAGTTGTCAATTTGTTAATATCTAATTTAAGTCAACTTGGAGCGAAATGGACCAAGAACCGACTACTACCAACCATAAAAGATGTCCTAAAAGATAATAGGTATTGGATAGATGCATTCTGTAAAATAGGAAGTTATTTGATTAAAAGTGGTGATATATCATGGTGGAGTTTGTTGGTATACACCGACATGGATCACTCATTAGACGATAAAATATACTTCTTTAACAAAGTTCTACTAATGTGCGATAATCGATCATTTGGCATGATCAAACAATACATGTATGGaataattattgaattaatatttacaaaaagtGATGAACTTTTTGaaaactttattaataatttattaaaacgAGAAAATGCAGTGGAATATTTATACATTGATAGCAGCCCTGAGAACCAAAAACTTCAGGCCTGCAAAAGATTATTTGCCGTTTTAGCCGAATGTCCTGACAATACATTACTTGATCGACTAATCAGAACCATCCAGGATCGTCACTTGGATAATTCACTCCCTCATGAATCTGTATTTTCCTTGATCAGCTTCCTGAATTCTAAATACattgattcaattaaacataataatatcttcatcattttaAAAAGAGAATTGGGAATATCTGACgtagaatttgaaaaaagttCCTTTAGAGATActatcaaaaatttcacCAATATTAATGACCGGGCTGAGTTTATAGAAAATTGTTTAGTCGAATCTCTTTCGGTACAAGGTGAGGCAATAATGCTCTCAGAGAAACTGATTTCTTTGTTCAATTCCAATATGCACATGAATACTATAGGAATGTTTTCGGATTTAGTAAAATGTCATATTTTAAGTAACTCcattaaacaaaatactTTTATGCTGGCAATAACAGGATTTTTATTACAGATTCTTAATTCacatattgaaaatatatttggtCAACTTTCTAGTGAAGAATTTACAAATATACATGGAATGTTGCTGTCCCTCTGCAAGTCATTCTCTTTTACCGACTCAAATGTTGatgattatttaaatgtaaTAATAGAAGAGACTTCACGATTATTTATAAGCTCTTTACAAATTTCTGAAGGgtttaaagaatataatcTCATCTGCAAACTTGGAAGAGgctttttatataatgagACTTTGTCAAGAGAAATATTGGATGACAAATCAAGTGAAATCTTTGATGTCATACCAATTGAAATGcaacaaaaaattcaacaagTCATCCAAAggaacaaaaataattacaataacGACAGCTTTTATAAACCAACAGTAGAAATTGCATACTCTTCTCATTTAAGAGAATTGTTACCACAAAGTCATAATACATAG
- the CWC24 gene encoding U2-type spliceosomal complex subunit CWC24 (similar to Saccharomyces cerevisiae CWC24 (YLR323C); ancestral locus Anc_4.139): MFKKRRVKESSIAQHSIKRLRIELEEKAGQDVENRDSLVTNEPQLDNTRASSVEVSESAPEEVITADSKEINVGTSHATNKDDVKYKLSSNDDAVKEDVLNKEALGESRKPQPVRSLMSSKPLKGSSKKIHQPVNIRTTLLMDYQPDVCKDFKQTGYCGYGDSCKFLHSRDDFKTGWKLDQDWKTKAGIDVEKLEEEMKEIPFKCVICKNDYKRPVVTKCGHYFCSLCFTDRCKNSTNLFCLW; encoded by the coding sequence ATGTTTAAGAAAAGACGTGTGAAAGAGTCTTCAATAGCACAGCACAGTATCAAACGTCTTCGAAtagaattagaagaaaaagcAGGTCAAGATGTTGAGAATAGAGATTCACTAGTAACAAATGAACCTCAGTTGGATAATACTAGGGCAAGCTCTGTAGAGGTAAGTGAATCAGCGCCAGAGGAAGTTATAACTGCTGATAGCAAAGAGATTAATGTTGGGACTTCTCATGCCACTAATAAGGACGATGTTAAGTATAAGCTTTCTTCAAATGATGATGCAGTGAAAGAGGATGTTCTGAATAAAGAAGCTTTGGGAGAATCTCGTAAGCCACAGCCAGTTAGATCCCTGATGAGTTCTAAACCGCTTAAAGGCTCCTCGAAGAAAATCCATCAACCGGTTAACATAAGAACAACACTCTTGATGGATTATCAACCTGATGTATGTAAGGACTTCAAGCAAACTGGCTATTGTGGGTATGGTGATAGTTGTAAGTTTCTACATTCTAGAGATGATTTCAAGACAGGTTGGAAATTAGATCAAGATTGGAAAACCAAAGCAGGTATCGATGTCGagaaattagaagaagagaTGAAAGAAATCCCCTTCAAATGTGTCATTTGTAAAAACGATTATAAAAGACCCGTTGTCACTAAATGTGgtcattatttttgtagCTTGTGTTTTACTGACAGATGTAAGAACTCTACAAACTTGTTTTGTTTGTGGTAA
- the TPHA0F00870 gene encoding uncharacterized protein (similar to Saccharomyces cerevisiae YLR326W; ancestral locus Anc_4.144) has translation MTDFIKSAVEGFFEDSVVGYGEEFAGAHFQPTKDPFYEKKKDQHGESKEVKRRLPDNIGFSKSDSKHWKAVQTSAWVHDRSICGCCCWSDFIGWAPIVTILPIIGPLCMYSVHKNLIKLADKHFNLPGDLKAKMYGNIGLDLAIALVPILGSIFVWLNACSTRNAAMVYNYIVKRQTEECNHEKLASSQKPQTERQRPVQRPTEKPQQQPSRSQQPQQRSAPPIPNRQQQQQHFLDRAVPPIPTQAINNHEQPAYPQNAYHQDHINVRTQRYPPQETREPPSQRFHL, from the coding sequence ATGACTGATTTTATTAAGAGTGCAGTTGAAGGGTTCTTCGAGGACTCGGTTGTTGGGTATGGAGAAGAGTTTGCTGGGGCTCATTTCCAACCCACAAAGGATCCCTTTTAtgagaaaaaaaaagacCAACACGGTGAAAGTAAGGAAGTTAAGAGAAGGTTACCTGATAATATTGGGTTTAGTAAGAGTGATTCGAAGCATTGGAAAGCGGTCCAGACTAGTGCGTGGGTCCACGATAGGAGTATCTGTGGATGCTGTTGTTGGTCAGATTTTATTGGCTGGGCGCCAATAGTGACGATTCTTCCAATTATTGGCCCATTGTGTATGTACAGCGTACACAAGAACTTGATCAAGCTAGCAGACAAGCATTTTAACCTCCCTGGCGACTTGAAGGCTAAAATGTATGGGAATATTGGTCTTGACTTGGCTATCGCATTAGTGCCAATTCTAGGGTCAATTTTCGTTTGGTTGAATGCCTGTTCAACTAGAAACGCTGCAATGGTCTACAATTATATCGTAAAAAGACAAACTGAAGAGTGCAATCATGAGAAGCTCGCATCGTCCCAGAAACCTCAAACAGAACGTCAAAGACCTGTACAAAGGCCTACGGAAAAGCCGCAGCAGCAACCATCGAGGTCACAACAACCACAACAGCGATCTGCGCCTCCAATCCCAAACcgacaacaacaacagcagcaCTTTCTCGATAGAGCTGTACCTCCCATTCCTACCCAAGCTATCAACAATCATGAACAGCCTGCGTACCCTCAGAACGCATATCACCAAGATCACATCAACGTGAGAACACAACGATACCCACCACAAGAGACCCGAGAACCACCATCCCAGAGGTTCCACCTATGA
- the NMA1 gene encoding nicotinamide-nucleotide adenylyltransferase NMA1 (similar to Saccharomyces cerevisiae NMA2 (YGR010W) and NMA1 (YLR328W); ancestral locus Anc_4.147), with protein MDPTRAPNFKPASPDEEPNPPNDPKSTIPQSKPILPNVLADNNLSLDAPFTMEDHNISYEKHKKKNKRLAKQLRHHEKEEERRLSPVYIDTTRSLDMRLEKSKSLLNPNNTKHFRSHRIPLNVDNFQPLSNEVSSEDSFDEDSEDDLPFSVANVGVLKSQIADLEEVPHGLVRQADTIEEYEFPTHRLAKRLNNPKKLPLVIVACGSFSPITYLHLRMFEMALDAVNEQTRFEIIGGYYSPVSDNYKKAGLATSKHRVRMCELACERTSSWLMVDAWESLQPEYTRTAKVLDHFNNEINVKRGGITTVTGEKIGVKIMLLAGGDLIESMGEPNVWNDSDLHHILGNYGCLILERTGSDVRSFLLSHDVMYEHRRNVLVIKQLIYNDISSTKVRLFLRRGMSVQYLLPNSVIRYIEEHGLYVDQTEPVKQVLGSKG; from the coding sequence ATGGATCCTACGAGAGCGCCAAATTTTAAGCCTGCAAGTCCTGACGAGGAACCAAATCCTCCTAATGATCCAAAATCAACTATTCCACAATCTAAGCCTATCTTGCCAAATGTCCTGGCCGACAATAACTTGTCTTTAGATGCTCCTTTCACAATGGAAGATCATAACATATCCTACGAGAAGCataagaagaagaacaagagACTGGCTAAGCAATTGCGACACCATGAGAAAGAGGAAGAAAGAAGACTGTCGCCAGTGTATATAGACACAACCAGGAGTTTAGACATGAGATTGGAGAAGTCCAAATCTTTGCTGAACCCAAACAACACTAAACATTTTAGATCTCATAGGATTCCTTTAAATGTTGACAATTTCCAACCGTTATCGAACGAAGTTTCGTCTGAGGATAGCTTCGATGAAGATTCAGAAGATGATTTACCGTTCTCTGTAGCTAATGTTGGTGTATTAAAATCACAAATAGCAGATTTAGAAGAGGTACCCCATGGGCTTGTTAGACAAGCTGACACAATAGAAGAATATGAATTCCCGACACATAGACTAGCCAAAAGATTAAATAACCCAAAGAAACTTCCGCTTGTCATTGTTGCATGTGGGTCGTTTTCACCAATCActtatttacatttaaGAATGTTTGAAATGGCACTAGACGCTGTAAACGAACAAACAAGATTTGAAATCATTGGTGGTTACTACTCCCCAGTTAGTGATAACTATAAAAAAGCGGGTTTAGCAACATCGAAACATAGGGTGAGAATGTGTGAATTAGCATGTGAAAGAACATCCTCATGGTTGATGGTAGATGCTTGGGAATCGTTGCAACCTGAGTACACAAGAACAGCAAAAGTTCTAGATCatttcaataatgaaatcaatGTCAAGAGAGGTGGTATTACTACTGTCACTGGTGAAAAAATAGGTGTAAAAATTATGTTATTAGCTGGTGGtgatttaattgaatcaatGGGAGAACCAAATGTTTGGAACGACTCAGATTTGCACCATATTTTAGGTAATTATGGTTGTCTAATTTTAGAAAGAACAGGCTCAGATGTTCGTTCGTTTTTATTATCCCACGATGTTATGTATGAACATCGTAGAAATGTTTTAGTCATTAAgcaattgatttataatgatatttcttCAACGAAGGTTCGTTTATTCTTAAGGCGTGGTATGTCTGTACAATATTTGTTGCCTAATTCTGTTATTAGATATATAGAAGAGCATGGTCTTTATGTTGACCAAACAGAGCCAGTTAAGCAAGTTTTAGGAAGTAAGGGATGA
- the MCY1 gene encoding putative cysteine synthase (similar to Saccharomyces cerevisiae YGR012W; ancestral locus Anc_4.148): MTKAGSGADLYLTWKDIVTIASVVVSGVMSYKTYKLLKEKRDFGNLPTPCSGIDELIGNTPMVLIKSLSEATGMNIYAKLELNNPAGSAKDRVALNIIKTAEKEGLLVRGKPGVVFEGTSGSTGISIAMICNALGYKSYISLPDDTSNEKLALLESLGATLNKVKPAAIIDPNQYVNAAKKACGDLNRENEDKPDELRIRGIFADQFENESNWRAHYEATGPEIYKQLNGNIQAFIAGCGTGGTISGVSKYLKEKIGLINLHVVLADPQGSGFYNRINYGVMYDTVEKEGTRRRHQVDTIVEGIGLNRITNNFSKGEHLIDESIRVNDEQAIKMAKFLSVNDGLFIGSSTAINAVAAVILSKNMKPNSNIVIIACDSGSRHLSKFWKSAVAIDSEVSLDEIMKS, from the coding sequence ATGACGAAAGCTGGTAGTGGAGCTGATTTGTATTTGACATGGAAAGATATAGTGACCATTGCATCAGTAGTAGTTTCTGGTGTGATGAGTTACAAGACTTATAAGCTTTTGAAAGAGAAGAGAGACTTTGGGAACCTTCCAACGCCATGCAGTGGGATAGATGAGTTGATTGGGAATACACCAATGGTTTTGATCAAATCTCTGTCTGAAGCTACAggaatgaatatatatgcaaAGTTGGAATTAAATAATCCTGCGGGCAGTGCCAAAGACAGAGTAGCTTTGAATATCATCAAGACAGCTGAAAAAGAAGGTCTATTAGTGAGAGGGAAACCTGGTGTGGTTTTTGAAGGAACAAGTGGTTCAACTGGAATTTCCATTGCTATGATTTGTAATGCATTAGGCTACAAATCTTATATTTCATTGCCAGATGATACGTCAAATGAGAAGCTTGCTTTACTAGAAAGTTTAGGAGCCactttaaataaagttaaaCCCGCTGCCATTATTGACCCAAATCAATATGTCAATGCAGCTAAGAAAGCTTGCGGTGATTTGAATagagaaaatgaagataaacCAGATGAACTCAGAATTAGAGGTATATTTGCTGatcaatttgaaaatgaatcCAATTGGAGGGCACATTATGAGGCCACCGGTCCTGAAATttataaacaattgaatGGTAATATTCAAGCATTTATCGCAGGATGTGGAACTGGTGGAACAATATCTGGTGTGAGTAAATATCTGAAAGAAAAGATAGGGctaataaatttacatGTTGTGTTAGCTGATCCCCAGGGATCTGGATTCTATAACAGAATCAACTACGGTGTAATGTATGATACTGtagaaaaagaaggaaCCAGAAGAAGACACCAAGTGGATACAATAGTCGAAGGTATTGGTTTGAACAGAATTACTAACAATTTTTCCAAAGGTGAACATCTTATTGATGAATCTATTAGAGTCAACGATGAGCAGGCAATCAAGATGGCTAAATTTCTTTCCGTCAATGATGGCCTTTTCATTGGTAGTAGCACAGCCATTAATGCAGTAGCAGCTGTGATTCTATCTAAAAATATGAAGCCAAATTCGAATATTGTTATCATTGCCTGTGACAGTGGTTCCAGACATTTAAGTAAGTTTTGGAAATCAGCTGTAGCCATTGACAGTGAAGTATCCCTCGAtgaaataatgaaatcttaa
- the PEX30 gene encoding peroxisome biogenesis protein (similar to Saccharomyces cerevisiae PEX31 (YGR004W) and PEX30 (YLR324W); ancestral locus Anc_4.140) — protein MSEPDSKVKKDEVRAHFVEPSIPRIGGETTKVIKSALKKHSTLKITGDRQKNTDYNSESTVVSSPLLSSTPSTVSKSLLKIYPYLILADFFLSVLTWTNENIWSSILTVLIYTFTVLYFQIITRYFGHVVIVGLLWSYSLLDEHIEERMISKPTLDDIVHTMDKVTKKFDLLLSPITLLSAQDVKRLLFTTIFLSPLYICITVFIFSTKNVFLLMGIYMLTYQSPWAKIARRILWKFKVVRLMVFYATGLDLGGINNHQGILDAVHNQVKKLSNSNYNSTANSGMGLDRNGKQYTQSSFSDRNGKATDSSHDSEKPIRFTYVLYENQRRWIGIGWTSSMLSYERTPWTDEFLNPAPSPDEFTLPEEDSHLKWKWIDKSWRLDMTNDGAIQLSSSKPRTSASPTADASFIYYDNTWKKPSTQDSFSKYTRRRRWVRTAELIKTHSDDMMMPSENTINTTAEETELESNSPVNDKENGKKVRNVTINEEPIIMGEDKVTKQPSKSNDGKKDVSNDDSTKNADNTPSSSNPTLNTSNSDADLTGIEAIPDTKENENFNEERASLKESKKDK, from the coding sequence ATGAGTGAACCAGATTCGAAAGTTAAGAAAGACGAAGTGAGGGCCCATTTTGTAGAGCCTTCTATTCCCAGAATTGGCGGCGAAACTACTAAGGTTATCAAAAGTGCTTTAAAGAAGCACTCTACTTTAAAGATTACTGGTGACCGTCAAAAGAATACAGATTACAATAGTGAGAGTACTGTAGTTTCCTCTCCATTGTTATCTTCCACACCTTCAACAGTGTCGAAGTCATTGCTGAAGATATATccatatttaatattggCTGATTTCTTTCTAAGTGTCTTAACTTGGAccaatgaaaatatatggTCTAGTATTCTCACCGTGTTGATATACACATTTACAGTTTTGTATTTCCAAATAATCACCAGGTACTTTGGTCATGTGGTAATTGTAGGTTTATTATGGAGTTACTCTCTATTAGATGAGCACATCGAAGAACGTATGATTTCTAAACCAACTTTGGATGATATTGTGCACACAATGGATAAAGTTACTAAGAAATTTGATCTATTGCTTTCACCGATAACCCTTTTAAGTGCACAAGATGTGAAgagattattatttacaacaatatttttgtcTCCACTCTACATATGTATAACAGTCTTCATCTTTTCAACAAAAAACGTATTTCTGCTCATGGGTATTTATATGTTAACTTATCAATCTCCATGGGCAAAAATCGCAAGAAGAATATTATGGAAATTCAAAGTAGTAAGATTGATGGTTTTTTATGCCACTGGATTAGATTTGGGAGGAATTAATAACCATCAAGGCATATTAGATGCTGTGCATAATCAAGTCAAGAAATTGTCGAATTCTAACTATAATTCAACTGCTAACAGTGGCATGGGATTAGATAGAAATGGTAAACAATATACACAAAGTTCATTCTCTGATAGAAATGGAAAAGCTACAGACAGCTCACACGATTCTGAGAAGCCAATTAGATTTACCTATGTGTTGTATGAAAATCAAAGAAGGTGGATAGGTATAGGTTGGACTTCTAGCATGTTAAGCTACGAGAGGACTCCATGGACCGACGAGTTCTTAAACCCAGCACCTTCGCCTGATGAGTTTACACTACCGGAAGAAGACTCGCATTTGAAGTGGAAATGGATCGATAAATCATGGAGATTGGATATGACTAACGACGGTGCCATACAATTATCCAGCTCAAAGCCCAGAACATCTGCTTCTCCAACTGCAGATGCCAGTTTCATTTACTATGATAACACTTGGAAGAAACCATCAACACAAGACTCCTTCTCGAAGTAcacaagaagaagaagatgggTCAGAACTGCGGAATTAATAAAGACACATTCTGATGATATGATGATGCCTAGCGAAAACACGATCAATACTACAGCAGAAGAGACGGAACTTGAATCCAATTCACCTGTGAATGACAAGGAAAATGGTAAGAAAGTGAGAAACGTGACAATCAACGAAGAGCCAATAATTATGGGAGAAGATAAAGTAACTAAGCAACCATCGAAATCAAATGATGGAAAGAAAGATGTATCAAACGACGACAGCACTAAAAATGCTGACAACACCCCATCTTCATCTAATCCTACTCTAAACACGTCTAACTCCGACGCAGATTTAACAGGCATAGAGGCCATACCAGATACAAAAGAAAAcgaaaattttaatgagGAGCGTGCAAGCCTAAAAGAATCTAAGAAGGACAAATGA